Within the Bacteroidota bacterium genome, the region GAGAAGCTCGCCGTTGCAATGCGTCACTTCCACTGCAACCTCCCTGCTTTTCGCACGGTCGAATTTGTTGATGTCAACAACCACAATATCGCGAATATCCCGGATAACGCCATTTCCAAGCACCTGTTCGCTGTAACAGAGGCAGGCATCCGGTTCAACCCGTTCGATGTTCAGCTCTACGGCTTCACGGCTCAGCACCAACGGCCGCATCTGCAACATGCCGAATTCCTTCGGCTGCCCGGTCGGTGTGTTCACATTCACCGCAAACTCAATCTCAACCGGCGTGCCCATACCCCACGTTCCCATATCTGTAAGCAAATCAATAATTTGCGGCAACGGGAACAGGCGGTGCCTGAGCAGCGGCCCGAAAGTGACCAGCCGGACTCCCTGCCGCGAAATGCCGTCTTGCACAACATCGTTGTCATGTGAATACGTCGAGCCGAGCAGATGCAGTGTTGCGTCGCCTTCCGCTACATCCAGACCGTAGCGTTTGACAAGCATGTCATGCGTTTCAATGCCGAAGTCGGACGCGGCATCAAGTTGCAACGCAAAGAACTCGCGCTGAGTGGTGTCGAGCGATTCTTCCGCCGAGTAGAATTGAATGAGATCAGTCGGGTACTTCGGACAAAACCGCACGGCATTTCCTCCATCGACAACCCATTTGCCGAGACCCAATCCGACCGACACGATGCCGTCCGATGATTTTTGCGGCGGCAGCGGATAGAAATTATACGATCGGGCAACGCCTGCAAAGTCGGGATAGAAGCGATGTTCGTGTGTACGTCCGACCATTCTCTGAACTATCACCGCCATCTTTTCCTCCTCAAGGCGGTAGGATGTTACTTTGATGTAATCCTTTGCACTTTGGTAGAAGGTGGAAGCGTACACGCGCTTGATTGTGTTGAGAAGGTCATTCAGCCGCACAAGAGGATTGGGATGAATGTTCGGCAGCATATACGTTTCATACACGCCGGCAAACGGATGATACTGCGAGTCTTCAAGGAGGCTTGACGAACGGACCGCCAGCGGAGTCCGGATAATGTCGAGAAATGCGGCGAGGTTTCCCAGCACTTCCTCCGGGAAACGTTGCGCATCGAGAAAGCGGCGGGTGATCTGCTTGTCGTCATCGCAATCCATGGCAAACCGGCGGAGATTGTTTTCATCGACAAACTGATCGAACACATCCGTACCGAGCACAACAGCAGGCGGGACGTGAATGCGCACTCCTTCAAACCGGTCACGGACATTGTAATCATTTATCAGTGTGTTCACGAACCCGAGTCCTCGCGCTTTGCCGCCCAACGAGCCGCCGCCGATGCGGGCGAAGCTGCTTTCGGGATCGAACGTCTCCTTCGAAAAATCCATGATGATGCCGCGCTGCCTGATGATGCCGTAGGCGTGCAACGAACGGATCAGATCTTCGCGCAACGCCGTCAGGTTGGGGTAGTCGTTCACTTTGCGGGGCCGGAGTTGATGAGCCAGCCAGAATTCGGTGCGAGCCTTCAGCCAGTTGGAAAAGTGATTCCGCTCGGCATGAAAACGAATACTTTGTTCGGGTACGATATGCAGTTGTTCTTCCAGGCTCTTCAGGTCGCTTGCCCTTCCGATTTCGATTCCCTCCGGCGTCCGGAAGATAAAATCGCCGAAGCTGAAATGCTGTACCATGAAGTGACGCAGTTCATTGAGCAGCATCGGCGAGTCTTTCATCACGAATGCAGCCTGGACATCACTTGCCGCACGCTCATTGTCCTTGTTGTGCGAGAGGAGAAGAATCGGCAAGTCGGGCTGCTCGGACTTGACTACCCGGGCAAACTCAATGCCTGCCTGCGAATCCTGCTCGCCGTTGCGGGGAAAATCAACATCCGAAATCACGCCGAGCATGTAGTCACGGTATTCGTCGTAATATTGCCACGCTTCTTCGTATGTGGAACAGAGAAGAATTTTCGGGCGGGCACGCATGCGCAGGAATTTGTGCGTCAGGTTTATTCCTTCGGAAATGAGGCGTTGTGATTGCTTCAGGATTTCCGTGTAGATGTTCGGCAGCATCGAGGAATAGTACTTGACGCTGTCTTCTATGAAGATCACTGTCTGAACGCCGACCATGCGCGTGTCGTGATCGACATTCATCTTATCTTCAAGATACTTGACGATGCCGATGATAATGCGGAAGTCGCCTGTCCAGATGAAAATCTTCTTGAATACCGACGCATCCTGATGGACGAGAAGTTCCTTCAACTCCCGGTTGTCGTGAGCAAGCAACACGATGGGAACGGTAATGCCTTGCTGCCGCGCCATCTTTGCAAAATTGACGGCGTGCATATCGTCGATATGCAGAGTTGTAATAATGAGATCGAAGCGGTTTTCTTCCTTGGCAAGACTGATCGCCTCCGAGCCGCTGGAGACTCTTGTCAGTTCGGGAGAGTGGGAGAGGTTGAAGCCCTGGTATTCGTTGCGAATCAATTCATACAAACGCCCGTCTTCCTCGAACAGATAGAGATCGTACAGGCTGGAGACAAGCAGGATATCGCGGATACGCAGCCGCATCAGATTTTGAAATCCCTGGAAGCGGTTGCCGTAGCCGTGCTCGACCCACAACGGATCGAAGCTGCTTTCTATCTGATCGAATGGATGTTTCGGGGTGGACATTGCCGTTTCTTGTTTGGTGTAGAGACGTTTCCCGAACGTCTCTATTAACGCAGCAGGACAAATTTCTTCGTTTGTGAAAAGTCACCTGCTTGAATGTGGTAGAAATAAACTCCGCTTGAGAGTGCGGACGCGTTGAACTGTGTTCTGTAGTATCCAGGTTGCATCGACTCGTTCACAAGGATTGCTACCTCCCTTCCCACAATATCAAACACTTTGAGAGACACGATGCCAGCTTTTGGTAATGCAAACTCGATTGTAGTCGACGGGTTGAATGGATTTGGATAATTCTGTTCAAGACGAAGATGCGATGGGTAGTCGTTTGATAACATTTTCACCGAGGTAAGGATCTCTGATACGGGTCGTTTCCAAACACCGTCACGATATGTTCCTGCAAAAATCTGTGTATTGCTTACAGCGAGTGAGTGAACAGTGGAATTCGGGAGCCCTGTATTAACCGATGTCCAGCTCACGCCGTTGTTGGTTGAGACGAAGAAACCGCCTGCATTAGTGCCGGCAAAAAGGCCGCCGTAAGAAGAAGTGAGGCTGCGAACTTGTCGGTGGGATGGAAGGCCACTAACCGGGGTCCATGTTGTGCCGTCGTCCGTGGAAAGAAACGCGCCGCCAAGGGTTCCAGCAATGACGTTCTCTCCGGCAACAGCAAGCGCGTAGACCAGGGTGTTCGTTAAACCCGTATTAACAGCAGTCCAACTTGAGCCTTGGTTGCTCGAACGAAAAACTCCGCCCAGCGTTCCCGCAAAAACGTGATTGCTGGAAAAGGCAAAGGCACGGATATTCTGGTTCGTCAGCCCTGTGTTGGCCGCACT harbors:
- a CDS encoding histidine kinase, translated to MSTPKHPFDQIESSFDPLWVEHGYGNRFQGFQNLMRLRIRDILLVSSLYDLYLFEEDGRLYELIRNEYQGFNLSHSPELTRVSSGSEAISLAKEENRFDLIITTLHIDDMHAVNFAKMARQQGITVPIVLLAHDNRELKELLVHQDASVFKKIFIWTGDFRIIIGIVKYLEDKMNVDHDTRMVGVQTVIFIEDSVKYYSSMLPNIYTEILKQSQRLISEGINLTHKFLRMRARPKILLCSTYEEAWQYYDEYRDYMLGVISDVDFPRNGEQDSQAGIEFARVVKSEQPDLPILLLSHNKDNERAASDVQAAFVMKDSPMLLNELRHFMVQHFSFGDFIFRTPEGIEIGRASDLKSLEEQLHIVPEQSIRFHAERNHFSNWLKARTEFWLAHQLRPRKVNDYPNLTALREDLIRSLHAYGIIRQRGIIMDFSKETFDPESSFARIGGGSLGGKARGLGFVNTLINDYNVRDRFEGVRIHVPPAVVLGTDVFDQFVDENNLRRFAMDCDDDKQITRRFLDAQRFPEEVLGNLAAFLDIIRTPLAVRSSSLLEDSQYHPFAGVYETYMLPNIHPNPLVRLNDLLNTIKRVYASTFYQSAKDYIKVTSYRLEEEKMAVIVQRMVGRTHEHRFYPDFAGVARSYNFYPLPPQKSSDGIVSVGLGLGKWVVDGGNAVRFCPKYPTDLIQFYSAEESLDTTQREFFALQLDAASDFGIETHDMLVKRYGLDVAEGDATLHLLGSTYSHDNDVVQDGISRQGVRLVTFGPLLRHRLFPLPQIIDLLTDMGTWGMGTPVEIEFAVNVNTPTGQPKEFGMLQMRPLVLSREAVELNIERVEPDACLCYSEQVLGNGVIRDIRDIVVVDINKFDRAKSREVAVEVTHCNGELLAERRPYLLVGVGRWGTLDPWLGIPIRWDQISGARAIIEAGFKDMDVEPSQGSHFFQNITSFMIGYFTVSSKRGKSSLDWKWLLEQPAFKDGTFTRHIRLEAPITVMMNGHENRGIILKPEHQREI
- a CDS encoding T9SS type A sorting domain-containing protein, with the translated sequence MLSNDYPSHLRLEQNYPNPFNPSTTIEFALPKAGIVSLKVFDIVGREVAILVNESMQPGYYRTQFNASALSSGVYFYHIQAGDFSQTKKFVLLR